A portion of the Halopelagius inordinatus genome contains these proteins:
- a CDS encoding aldehyde ferredoxin oxidoreductase family protein: MEETPLSALCANLSTGETRRERLPEDWGDRFVGGKGLAARYLYETLEPGTDPLSDANVVVFAIGPLSGHLPGETRVAAVTKSPLSGAFLDSYVGGSFASRLVGSLRPNTLLVVEGVASAPSALVVSDGDARIERTASWGEDAVSTDAAFDGGVACIGPAGENRVRFATVAVDGGDHQFGRGGVGAVFGSKRLKAVVARDDPPTRGEGGAGLADAFESSDAGRWLDAHGTVGTVEFADAADVLPTRGWRDGTFAGAEDIGIEAVRAAATARERSDDDVPGDFRVRGDDGSVPRGATPISLGAALGIDDFDAVAELGGLCDRLGLDVISAGNAVAWAARAAEEGLLSDVSAGETHAPTFGGVEEAHRVSFVDPDTARELLEHVVRRDTELGDTLADGVAAAVSRFGGADLIPIIKGLSLPTYDPRGSPAQALAYATSDRGACHRRARPVVEEVFATEEWTEAERAASVVAEQNARAASWCLVADDFVGEALADRTASMLEARGYDQNAETLGERVWNLTRLFNVREGFDREDDSLPAAIRRSQERGHREGLDADAFDSLLSAYYDRRGWDERGRPTRSTLERLDLLSDVDAETPVGE; the protein is encoded by the coding sequence ATGGAGGAGACGCCGCTTTCGGCCCTCTGTGCGAACCTCTCGACGGGCGAGACGCGCCGCGAACGACTCCCCGAAGACTGGGGCGACCGGTTCGTCGGCGGCAAGGGTCTCGCCGCGCGCTACCTCTACGAGACGCTCGAACCCGGAACCGACCCCCTCTCCGACGCGAACGTGGTCGTCTTCGCAATCGGACCGCTGTCGGGGCATCTCCCGGGCGAGACGCGCGTCGCCGCGGTCACGAAGTCGCCGCTCTCGGGCGCGTTTCTGGACTCCTACGTCGGCGGGTCGTTCGCCTCTCGCCTCGTCGGGTCGCTTCGACCGAACACGCTCCTCGTCGTCGAGGGCGTCGCTTCGGCCCCGTCTGCGCTCGTCGTCTCCGACGGCGACGCCCGAATCGAACGGACGGCGTCGTGGGGCGAGGACGCGGTATCGACGGACGCGGCGTTCGACGGCGGCGTCGCCTGTATCGGCCCCGCGGGCGAGAACCGGGTCCGGTTCGCGACCGTCGCGGTGGACGGCGGCGACCACCAGTTCGGGCGCGGCGGCGTCGGGGCCGTCTTCGGGTCGAAGCGACTGAAAGCCGTCGTCGCACGCGACGACCCGCCGACGCGTGGCGAGGGCGGCGCGGGACTCGCGGACGCTTTCGAATCGAGCGACGCCGGGCGGTGGTTGGACGCCCACGGGACGGTCGGAACCGTCGAGTTCGCGGACGCCGCCGACGTGCTTCCGACGCGCGGGTGGCGAGACGGCACCTTCGCGGGCGCGGAGGACATCGGCATCGAGGCGGTGCGCGCGGCGGCAACCGCGCGCGAACGGTCGGACGACGACGTCCCGGGCGACTTCCGGGTTCGCGGCGACGACGGGTCGGTGCCGCGCGGGGCGACGCCCATCTCTCTCGGCGCGGCCCTCGGAATCGACGACTTCGACGCCGTGGCGGAACTCGGCGGCCTCTGCGACAGACTCGGACTCGACGTGATTTCGGCGGGCAACGCCGTCGCGTGGGCCGCCCGCGCCGCCGAGGAGGGACTGCTCTCCGACGTCTCGGCCGGAGAGACGCACGCGCCGACGTTCGGCGGCGTCGAGGAGGCGCACCGCGTCTCGTTCGTGGACCCGGACACCGCGCGAGAACTCCTCGAACACGTCGTCCGCCGCGACACGGAACTCGGGGATACGCTCGCGGACGGCGTCGCCGCCGCCGTCTCCCGGTTCGGCGGCGCGGACCTGATTCCGATAATCAAGGGGCTCTCGCTTCCGACGTACGACCCCCGAGGCTCACCGGCGCAGGCTCTCGCTTACGCGACGAGCGATAGGGGCGCGTGTCACCGCCGCGCCCGACCGGTCGTCGAGGAGGTGTTCGCCACCGAAGAGTGGACCGAGGCCGAACGCGCCGCGAGCGTCGTCGCGGAGCAGAACGCCCGCGCCGCCTCGTGGTGTCTCGTCGCGGACGACTTCGTCGGCGAGGCTCTCGCAGACCGGACGGCGTCGATGCTCGAAGCGCGCGGCTACGACCAGAACGCGGAGACTCTCGGCGAACGCGTCTGGAACCTGACGCGCCTGTTCAACGTCCGAGAGGGGTTCGACCGAGAGGACGACTCGTTGCCGGCGGCGATTCGCCGGTCACAGGAACGCGGCCACCGCGAGGGACTCGACGCCGACGCGTTCGACTCGTTGCTGTCTGCGTACTACGACCGCCGCGGGTGGGACGAACGCGGGCGACCGACGCGTTCGACGCTCGAACGCCTCGACTTGCTCTCTGACGTGGACGCGGAGACGCCCGTCGGCGAGTAG